In Parasteatoda tepidariorum isolate YZ-2023 chromosome 2, CAS_Ptep_4.0, whole genome shotgun sequence, one DNA window encodes the following:
- the LOC139424810 gene encoding uncharacterized protein, whose amino-acid sequence MSFYNSSLTTLSVFLFVLFTFVISMPTPIPEPSMDVSDELQNAPEINSDQLQQEPPVQYPDSDGPNFLPEQYEFGYEFGDSSGRLQHHRERADGTGHVLGRYGYVNEFGLYRTVEYISDAKGLRMIVRSNEPGLSNQNSAHVKFIVEPPPEAILKQQRLLRDTNVDIL is encoded by the coding sequence ATGTCATTTTACAACTCTTCTCTAACTAcattatcagtatttttatttgttctttttactTTTGTCATTTCAATGCCAACTCCTATTCCAGAACCTTCGATGGACGTGAGTGATGAGCTACAAAATGCTCCAGAAATAAACTCTGATCAGCTTCAACAAGAGCCTCCTGTTCAATATCCAGATAGTGATGGGCCTAATTTTTTGCCCGAACAGTACGAGTTTGGCTATGAATTTGGCGATTCTTCAGGAAGATTGCAACATCACAGAGAGAGGGCTGATGGTACAGGACATGTCTTGGGTAGATATGGGTACGTGAATGAGTTTGGACTTTATCGAACTGTGGAATACATTTCTGATGCTAAAGGACTTAGAATGATTGTTCGGAGCAACGAGCCAGGGTTAAGCAATCAGAACTCTGCCCATGTGAAGTTTATTGTTGAGCCGCCACCAGAGGCCATTCTAAAACAACAGCGACTACTCAGAGATACGAATGTTGATAtcttgtaa